From a region of the Methylocystis hirsuta genome:
- a CDS encoding exodeoxyribonuclease VII small subunit, translated as MTQEPDAAADIASMPFEQAMQELERIVADLEKGAVSLDESVKLYARGKALQARCEALLAEAEARIEKITLGENGQPTGVAPFDVE; from the coding sequence ATGACGCAGGAGCCGGACGCCGCAGCAGACATCGCCTCGATGCCTTTCGAACAGGCGATGCAGGAGCTCGAGCGTATCGTCGCCGACCTGGAGAAAGGCGCCGTCTCGCTCGACGAGTCGGTGAAGCTCTATGCGCGCGGCAAGGCGCTGCAGGCGCGCTGCGAGGCTCTTCTCGCCGAGGCCGAAGCCCGCATCGAGAAAATCACGCTTGGCGAGAACGGCCAGCCGACCGGAGTCGCGCCCTTCGACGTCGAATAG
- a CDS encoding DUF3422 family protein, with amino-acid sequence MEISKDGPETLSEHPFREAVLAELHARPFLPLDAPRRVYHYAFATDHEAAAADREAIGALALAHGVLAPDPCARFHYFIFGDWRLRWEQHSEFTTYSWSTGVGADIPFAHADPVKAGEIAFKPPGVLIVATQLCVVDGARSVEELASYFNSQSLCVVGVEDRDAQVLTDFAVDAYGFTRMLIRGKALPRFEAGRLAQRVLEIETYRTMALLGLPLARQVSPQLANMERELSGITEALNEAHDMRVNYLLLKRLSDLLASGQALSTRTAFRFDASRAYRALVKNRLSQLQERREGQYVTISDFLNARLDPAIETCNAVEARQTRFSTQVERATDLMRTGITLEMERQNSALLEEMNRRTRLQMRLNRIVQGITIAGLAYFLTGLFSFVAKGLKAAGALPPQVSADLVAALAMPIAVLIAIAFMARVHRLSREAAEEERLD; translated from the coding sequence ATGGAAATCAGCAAAGACGGACCCGAGACTCTCAGCGAGCATCCATTCCGCGAGGCGGTTCTCGCGGAGCTGCACGCGCGGCCGTTCCTGCCGCTCGACGCGCCGCGGCGCGTCTATCACTACGCCTTCGCCACGGACCACGAAGCCGCGGCCGCCGATCGTGAAGCGATCGGCGCGCTCGCGCTCGCGCATGGCGTGCTGGCGCCGGATCCGTGCGCGCGATTCCACTACTTTATCTTTGGCGACTGGCGGCTTCGCTGGGAGCAACATAGCGAATTCACCACCTACAGCTGGTCGACTGGCGTCGGCGCCGATATCCCCTTCGCGCATGCCGATCCGGTCAAAGCGGGCGAAATCGCCTTTAAGCCGCCGGGCGTTCTCATCGTCGCGACGCAGCTCTGCGTCGTCGACGGCGCGCGATCGGTCGAAGAGCTTGCATCCTATTTCAATTCGCAGAGTCTCTGCGTCGTCGGCGTCGAAGATCGCGACGCGCAGGTTCTGACCGACTTCGCCGTCGACGCCTATGGCTTTACGCGCATGCTGATCCGCGGAAAGGCGCTGCCGCGTTTCGAAGCCGGCCGTCTCGCGCAGCGCGTCCTCGAGATCGAAACTTATCGTACGATGGCGCTGCTCGGGCTGCCGCTCGCGCGGCAAGTGTCGCCGCAACTCGCCAATATGGAGCGAGAGCTTTCGGGCATCACCGAAGCGCTGAACGAAGCGCATGATATGCGCGTCAATTACCTTTTGCTGAAACGGCTCTCGGACCTGCTCGCGAGCGGTCAGGCGCTGTCGACGCGCACGGCCTTCCGTTTCGACGCGAGCCGCGCCTATCGCGCGCTGGTCAAGAACCGGCTCTCCCAGCTGCAAGAGCGGCGCGAAGGACAATATGTGACAATTTCGGATTTCCTCAATGCGCGCCTTGATCCAGCGATCGAAACCTGCAACGCCGTCGAGGCGCGCCAGACCCGCTTCTCGACGCAGGTCGAGCGCGCGACCGATCTGATGCGCACCGGCATCACGCTGGAGATGGAGCGGCAGAACAGCGCGCTGCTTGAAGAGATGAATCGCCGCACGCGTTTGCAGATGCGGCTCAACCGCATCGTGCAAGGAATCACGATCGCCGGGCTCGCCTATTTTCTCACCGGACTCTTCAGCTTTGTCGCAAAGGGGCTCAAGGCCGCTGGCGCTCTGCCGCCGCAGGTTTCCGCCGATCTCGTCGCCGCCCTCGCGATGCCGATCGCGGTGCTCATCGCTATCGCGTTCATGGCCCGCGTTCACAGATTGTCGCGAGAAGCGGCGGAGGAGGAACGCTTGGATTAA
- a CDS encoding alpha-D-glucose phosphate-specific phosphoglucomutase: MGNSQATTIATTPFADQRPGTSGLRKKVEVFQQRHYLENFIQSIFDSLEGYQGATLVVGGDGRYYNREAIQKILKIAAANGVGRIVIGQSGILSTPAASALIRGLTAFGGIVLSASHNPGGPHGDFGVKYDVANGGPAPEKVTDAIYARTREITSFRIVEAPDVDIDRLGETRVGDMRVDVVDSVGNYKALMQTLFDFDRIRDAFRSGFTFTFDAMSAVTGPYARALFEEELGARPGSVINATPLPDFGGHHPDPNLVHARHLYDLAMSDAAPDLCAASDGDGDRNLIIGRGRFVTPSDSLAILAANATIAPGYRKGIAGLARSMPTSGAADRVAERLGVPLYETPTGWKYFGNLLDAGLVTICGEESAGAGSDHLREKDGLWAVLFWLDILAARKESVDAIVRQHWTTYGRNYYSRHDYEEVASDGAHALIDALRQRLPTLKGQYLGGLEVATADDFAYHDPVDGSDSQHQGLRVIFADGSRIVYRLSGTGTAGATLRVYIERYEPDPARQHMATEAALANLVSLSREIAAIERYTQRAAPSVIT; this comes from the coding sequence ATGGGGAATTCACAGGCGACCACGATCGCAACGACGCCCTTCGCCGATCAACGCCCGGGCACGTCCGGCCTACGCAAGAAAGTCGAGGTCTTCCAGCAGCGCCACTATCTTGAAAACTTCATTCAATCGATTTTCGACAGTCTGGAGGGATATCAGGGCGCGACGCTCGTCGTCGGCGGCGATGGCCGCTATTACAACCGCGAGGCGATTCAAAAGATCCTGAAGATCGCCGCCGCCAACGGCGTCGGCCGAATCGTCATCGGACAAAGCGGCATATTGTCGACGCCCGCAGCCTCGGCGCTCATTCGCGGGCTTACGGCCTTCGGCGGAATCGTGCTGTCCGCCAGCCATAACCCTGGCGGCCCGCACGGCGACTTCGGCGTGAAATACGATGTCGCGAACGGCGGTCCGGCGCCCGAGAAGGTGACGGACGCGATCTACGCGCGCACCCGCGAGATCACGTCGTTCAGGATCGTCGAAGCCCCAGACGTCGATATCGACAGGCTCGGCGAAACGCGCGTCGGCGACATGCGCGTCGATGTCGTCGACAGCGTCGGCAATTACAAAGCGCTGATGCAGACGCTCTTCGACTTCGATCGCATCCGCGACGCGTTTCGGTCGGGCTTCACCTTCACATTCGACGCCATGTCCGCCGTCACCGGCCCCTATGCGCGCGCGCTGTTCGAAGAGGAGCTCGGGGCGCGGCCGGGCAGCGTCATCAATGCGACGCCGCTGCCCGATTTCGGCGGCCATCATCCCGACCCCAATCTCGTCCACGCCAGGCATCTTTATGATCTCGCCATGTCGGACGCCGCGCCAGATCTTTGCGCCGCGTCGGACGGCGACGGCGACCGCAATCTCATCATCGGCCGCGGGCGTTTCGTCACGCCCTCGGACAGTCTCGCGATCCTCGCCGCCAACGCCACGATTGCGCCCGGCTATCGCAAGGGGATCGCAGGACTTGCGCGATCGATGCCGACGAGCGGCGCCGCCGACCGCGTCGCCGAAAGGCTCGGCGTCCCGCTCTACGAGACGCCGACGGGGTGGAAGTATTTCGGCAATCTGCTCGACGCCGGTCTCGTGACGATCTGCGGCGAGGAAAGCGCCGGCGCCGGCTCCGACCATTTGCGCGAGAAGGATGGGCTATGGGCGGTGCTGTTCTGGCTCGACATCCTTGCGGCGCGCAAAGAAAGCGTCGACGCCATCGTCCGACAACATTGGACGACCTATGGGCGCAATTATTATTCGCGTCACGACTATGAGGAAGTCGCGAGCGACGGCGCCCATGCGCTGATCGACGCGCTGCGCCAACGCCTGCCGACTCTCAAGGGCCAATATCTCGGCGGCCTTGAAGTCGCGACGGCCGACGACTTCGCCTATCACGATCCGGTGGACGGCTCGGACTCGCAGCATCAGGGCTTGCGGGTGATCTTCGCCGACGGCTCGCGGATCGTTTACCGGCTATCGGGCACCGGCACGGCCGGCGCGACGCTGCGGGTCTATATCGAGCGCTACGAACCCGATCCCGCGCGGCAACATATGGCGACTGAGGCGGCGCTCGCCAATCTCGTAAGCCTGTCGCGCGAAATTGCCGCCATCGAACGCTATACGCAGCGCGCTGCGCCGAGCGTGATCACCTGA
- a CDS encoding cyclic nucleotide-binding domain-containing protein: MTLDDDIDNLARIPLFSIFEPNALRMLALSTETRLLRAGDVLFRRGEMSDGGYVLTLGSIALTAANDGRPRSKIVRPWTLIGETALLAPSTRPAAAIAQEPATALKILRPLFHLILEQHPATAARVRDFFRCRLLDFIHDIGAEASASDRDVGRLT; this comes from the coding sequence ATGACGCTGGACGACGATATCGACAATCTCGCGCGCATCCCCCTCTTTTCGATTTTCGAGCCCAACGCCCTGCGTATGCTCGCGCTTTCCACGGAAACGCGCCTGCTGCGCGCCGGCGACGTCCTGTTTCGACGCGGCGAAATGTCGGACGGCGGCTATGTGCTCACCTTGGGGTCGATCGCGCTGACCGCCGCAAACGACGGACGTCCTCGGTCGAAGATCGTCCGGCCCTGGACGCTGATCGGCGAAACCGCCCTCCTCGCGCCCTCGACCCGCCCCGCCGCCGCGATCGCGCAGGAGCCGGCCACGGCGCTTAAGATCTTGCGGCCATTGTTTCATTTGATTTTGGAGCAGCATCCGGCGACCGCCGCTCGCGTGCGCGATTTCTTTCGTTGCCGGCTTTTGGATTTCATCCACGATATCGGCGCCGAGGCGTCGGCGTCTGACCGCGACGTCGGGCGCTTAACGTAA
- a CDS encoding winged helix-turn-helix domain-containing protein codes for MFFLRALIIAAEPQLRATLVEQFAALGRYALRDDQLGAPGEDWPDAAIVDESHCDPEALADARARGCRTRVVLITDGPKSPPPGVDAVVTRPFRFAELVALIDSTPARAAVGPYHFEAGELRAPSGARLKLTEKETAILARLARAHGATVSRAALLRDVWGYGPNMSTRTLETHIHRLRRKLEPSPERPRWIKTQGDGYRLAASEEDPAS; via the coding sequence ATGTTCTTTCTGCGCGCTCTGATCATCGCCGCCGAACCACAGTTACGGGCGACGCTCGTCGAGCAATTCGCCGCGCTGGGCCGCTATGCGCTGCGCGACGACCAGCTCGGCGCGCCGGGAGAAGATTGGCCCGATGCGGCGATCGTGGACGAATCCCATTGCGATCCCGAGGCGCTTGCCGATGCGCGCGCGCGCGGCTGCAGGACCCGGGTCGTGCTCATTACGGATGGTCCGAAATCGCCGCCGCCAGGGGTCGACGCCGTCGTTACGCGTCCCTTCCGCTTTGCGGAATTGGTCGCGCTGATCGATTCCACGCCTGCTCGGGCGGCTGTCGGCCCCTATCATTTCGAGGCCGGCGAACTGCGGGCGCCTTCTGGCGCGCGCTTGAAGCTGACCGAAAAAGAAACGGCGATTCTCGCGAGGCTGGCGCGCGCACACGGCGCGACGGTGTCGCGCGCGGCGCTGCTTCGCGACGTGTGGGGCTACGGTCCGAATATGTCGACCCGTACGCTCGAAACGCACATTCACCGTCTGAGACGCAAGCTCGAGCCATCGCCCGAACGGCCGCGCTGGATCAAAACGCAAGGCGACGGTTACCGGCTCGCCGCCAGCGAAGAGGACCCCGCGTCTTAA
- a CDS encoding L,D-transpeptidase family protein, producing the protein MHPGSNRKKPAGLALLRVARRIGGRPHEGRLIAGSLVLPCALGRSGVVRNKREGDGASPAGRWPLLYFYLRAPAPLRLPWRRTRPHDLWCDDPRSFLYNKPLQAPSRLGHEEMWRRDALYDAVGVMGYNVHPRVRGRGSAIFFHIATDDLSPTAGCVALRARDMARLLSRLGRSVSVSVSVS; encoded by the coding sequence ATGCATCCTGGATCGAACCGGAAGAAACCTGCCGGACTGGCCTTGCTGCGCGTCGCGCGGCGCATTGGCGGTCGCCCGCACGAGGGAAGGCTGATCGCCGGCTCGCTCGTTCTTCCTTGCGCGCTCGGCCGCAGCGGCGTTGTGCGCAACAAGCGCGAAGGCGACGGCGCGAGTCCGGCCGGCCGCTGGCCGCTCCTCTATTTTTACCTGCGCGCGCCCGCGCCCCTGCGCCTGCCATGGCGGCGAACGCGGCCGCACGACCTCTGGTGCGACGATCCGCGCTCCTTCCTCTATAATAAACCGCTGCAGGCGCCGTCGCGCCTCGGCCACGAAGAAATGTGGCGCAGGGACGCGCTCTATGACGCCGTCGGCGTCATGGGCTACAATGTTCATCCTCGGGTGCGCGGTCGCGGCAGCGCAATTTTCTTTCACATCGCCACGGACGATCTTTCGCCCACAGCCGGCTGCGTCGCATTGCGCGCCCGCGACATGGCGCGGCTTCTGTCGCGGCTGGGACGCTCAGTCTCAGTGTCAGTGTCAGTTTCATGA
- a CDS encoding YggS family pyridoxal phosphate-dependent enzyme has product MGAADRLESTREAICRAAVDCGRDPGSVRLVCVTKTFPAEDVVPLLEAGHRVFGENRVQEALSKWPPLREKYPDIELHLIGPLQSNKTREAVELFDVIESVDREKIAKALSEEIARTGKRPRLFVQVNTGAEPQKAGVLPESADSFLAACRDAYGLKIEGLMCVPPVGEQASPHFALIADIAARNGIKELSMGMSSDFELAIQLGATYVRVGSAIMGERDYPA; this is encoded by the coding sequence ATGGGAGCCGCCGATCGCCTCGAATCGACACGCGAAGCGATTTGCCGCGCTGCAGTGGACTGTGGCCGCGATCCTGGCTCCGTTCGCCTCGTCTGCGTCACCAAGACCTTTCCGGCCGAGGACGTGGTTCCGCTGCTGGAAGCGGGCCATCGCGTCTTCGGGGAAAACCGCGTGCAGGAGGCTTTGTCCAAGTGGCCGCCGCTGCGCGAAAAATATCCGGACATCGAATTGCATCTCATCGGCCCGCTGCAGTCGAATAAGACGCGCGAGGCGGTCGAGCTCTTCGACGTCATAGAGAGCGTCGACCGCGAAAAGATCGCGAAGGCGCTGTCCGAGGAAATCGCCAGGACCGGCAAGCGCCCGCGGCTTTTCGTGCAGGTCAACACCGGCGCCGAGCCGCAAAAGGCCGGCGTCCTTCCCGAAAGCGCCGACAGCTTTTTGGCCGCCTGTCGCGACGCTTATGGATTGAAAATCGAAGGGCTGATGTGCGTGCCGCCCGTGGGCGAACAGGCGTCTCCGCATTTCGCGCTGATCGCCGACATCGCCGCGCGCAACGGGATCAAGGAACTGTCCATGGGCATGAGTTCGGATTTCGAACTCGCGATCCAGTTAGGGGCGACTTATGTACGGGTCGGCTCGGCGATCATGGGGGAGCGGGATTACCCTGCGTAA
- a CDS encoding HdeD family acid-resistance protein: MVNDSLIYDVRAMHLHHLRRKWGWIVALGALMLAGGLFALYDVTTATLVTVFYVGAAMLVAGAMEIITAVQIRPWTRALLWGVIGLITIVAGFLVFRDPLLAAVSLTAIIGVALIVAGLFKLVLAWHIRDVGPWGLVAFSGVISIVLGGMILAQWPMSGLYILGLFLAINLIFEGVSWITVGLSAKA; this comes from the coding sequence ATGGTCAATGACAGCCTGATTTACGACGTGCGCGCGATGCATTTGCATCATCTGCGCCGCAAATGGGGATGGATCGTCGCGCTCGGCGCGCTCATGCTCGCCGGCGGACTGTTTGCGCTCTACGACGTGACGACCGCCACGCTCGTGACGGTGTTCTATGTCGGCGCGGCGATGCTCGTCGCCGGCGCGATGGAGATCATTACCGCCGTTCAGATCCGGCCCTGGACCAGGGCGCTGCTGTGGGGCGTGATCGGGCTGATCACGATCGTCGCTGGCTTTCTGGTCTTCCGCGATCCTTTGCTCGCGGCGGTGTCGCTGACGGCGATCATTGGCGTCGCGCTGATCGTCGCCGGGCTGTTCAAGCTGGTCCTCGCCTGGCACATCCGCGACGTCGGCCCCTGGGGCCTCGTGGCGTTCTCGGGCGTGATCAGCATCGTGCTGGGCGGAATGATCCTGGCCCAGTGGCCGATGTCCGGCCTCTACATCCTTGGCCTCTTCCTCGCGATCAATCTGATCTTCGAGGGCGTCAGCTGGATCACCGTCGGGCTTTCGGCGAAGGCCTGA
- the leuS gene encoding leucine--tRNA ligase, giving the protein MRPERYNFAEAEPRWQKIWEEKQSFKAGDSTGAPKYYVLEMFPYPSGRLHMGHVRNYSMGDVIARFMRAKGFDVLHPMGWDAFGLPAENAAAQTGAHPAQWTYANIAAMRAQLKTLGLSLDWSREIATCDPEYYGRQQKLFLDFLKAGIVDRKKSKVNWDPVDMTVLANEQVIDGRGWRSGALVEQRELTQWFFKITDYSEELLAALDDLERWPDKVRLMQRNWIGRSEGMLVRFTLAQPLGDTREIEVFTTRADTLFGAKFVALAADHPLAKAAAEKDPALAAFADECRRGATSAEAIETAEKMGYDTGLRVVHPFDPNWTLPVYVANFILMDYGTGAIFGCPAHDQRDLDFATKYRLGFKVVVCPESLDPQQLEKQIATSGEAFEAEGKLVNSDFLDGMTVPQAKDDVANRLTTTALFGHPQGERKVNYKLRDWGISRQRYWGCPIPIIHCEACGPVPVPEADLPVRLPEDVSFDQPGNPLDRHSSWKNVPCPCCGAPARRETDTMDTFVDSSWYYARFADPHNETAPASAEALARWLPVDQYIGGIEHAILHLLYSRFFARAMRDSGHAAVAEPFAGLFTQGMVVHETYRAPDGQWVAPYDVRIEARDGGRRAFLVDGDVEIDIGPIEKMSKSKKNTVDPDDIVASYGADTARLFVLSDSPPDRDVIWSDEGAQGAWRFVQRLWRLTGELGRVAAPVGAEPPPAFHDLALAVRKATHRSIAQASENIERLRFNSAIARIREFANELTSALDAVTETPVPADLAFAFREAADALIRLVAPMTPHVAEECWADLGHKGLVAEAPWPAADPTLLAQEMISLPVQVNGKKRAEILVAHDADEETIRKEALAQDGVQRAMEGKPLRKFILVPKRIVNVVV; this is encoded by the coding sequence ATGAGACCCGAACGCTATAATTTCGCCGAGGCGGAGCCGCGCTGGCAAAAGATTTGGGAAGAAAAACAGTCTTTTAAGGCAGGCGATAGCACCGGCGCGCCCAAATATTACGTGCTCGAGATGTTTCCCTATCCCTCGGGCCGGCTGCACATGGGCCATGTGCGCAATTACTCGATGGGCGACGTCATCGCCCGTTTCATGCGCGCCAAGGGCTTTGACGTCTTGCATCCGATGGGGTGGGACGCCTTCGGCCTTCCCGCCGAAAACGCCGCGGCGCAGACCGGCGCGCATCCCGCGCAATGGACCTACGCCAATATCGCGGCGATGCGGGCGCAGCTTAAAACTTTGGGGCTGTCGCTCGACTGGTCGCGCGAGATCGCGACCTGCGATCCCGAATATTACGGGCGCCAGCAGAAGCTTTTCCTCGATTTCCTGAAAGCCGGCATCGTCGACCGCAAGAAGTCGAAGGTGAATTGGGACCCCGTCGACATGACGGTGCTCGCTAACGAGCAAGTCATCGACGGACGCGGCTGGCGCTCGGGCGCGCTCGTCGAGCAGCGCGAGCTGACGCAATGGTTCTTCAAGATTACTGACTATTCCGAAGAGCTGCTCGCCGCGCTCGACGATCTCGAGCGCTGGCCCGACAAGGTGCGCCTGATGCAGCGCAATTGGATCGGGCGCTCGGAAGGCATGCTCGTGCGCTTCACGCTCGCGCAGCCGCTCGGAGACACGCGAGAGATCGAAGTCTTCACCACCCGCGCCGACACGCTGTTTGGCGCGAAATTCGTCGCGCTCGCCGCCGACCATCCGCTGGCGAAGGCCGCCGCCGAGAAGGACCCGGCGCTCGCCGCCTTCGCCGACGAGTGCCGGCGCGGCGCGACGTCCGCGGAAGCGATCGAGACCGCGGAGAAGATGGGCTACGACACGGGTCTGCGCGTCGTTCACCCGTTCGATCCGAATTGGACGCTGCCGGTCTATGTCGCGAATTTCATCCTGATGGACTACGGCACGGGCGCGATCTTCGGCTGTCCGGCGCATGACCAGCGCGACCTCGATTTCGCGACGAAATATCGGCTCGGCTTCAAGGTCGTCGTCTGCCCGGAAAGTCTCGATCCGCAGCAGCTCGAAAAGCAGATCGCGACAAGCGGCGAAGCCTTCGAGGCCGAGGGCAAACTCGTCAATTCGGATTTCCTCGACGGCATGACCGTGCCGCAGGCGAAGGACGACGTCGCCAACCGTCTGACGACGACGGCGCTTTTCGGCCATCCCCAGGGCGAGCGGAAGGTGAATTACAAGCTGCGCGACTGGGGGATTTCGCGCCAGCGTTATTGGGGCTGCCCGATCCCCATTATCCATTGCGAGGCCTGTGGCCCGGTTCCGGTTCCCGAGGCCGATCTGCCGGTGCGGTTGCCCGAAGACGTCTCCTTCGATCAGCCCGGCAATCCGCTCGATCGTCACTCAAGCTGGAAAAATGTCCCCTGTCCCTGTTGCGGCGCGCCGGCGCGGCGCGAGACCGACACGATGGACACGTTCGTCGACTCGTCCTGGTATTACGCGCGCTTCGCTGATCCGCATAATGAGACGGCCCCGGCGAGCGCCGAGGCGCTCGCGCGCTGGCTGCCGGTCGATCAATATATCGGCGGCATCGAGCACGCGATTTTGCATCTTCTCTATTCGCGTTTCTTCGCGCGCGCCATGCGCGACAGCGGCCATGCCGCAGTCGCCGAGCCCTTCGCCGGACTCTTCACCCAGGGCATGGTCGTGCATGAGACCTATCGCGCGCCGGACGGCCAGTGGGTCGCGCCTTACGACGTCCGCATCGAAGCCAGGGACGGCGGTCGCCGCGCCTTTCTCGTCGACGGCGACGTGGAGATCGACATAGGCCCGATCGAAAAAATGTCGAAGTCGAAGAAGAATACCGTCGATCCAGACGACATCGTCGCGAGCTATGGCGCCGATACGGCGCGACTCTTCGTCCTGTCCGACAGCCCGCCCGATCGCGACGTCATCTGGTCGGACGAGGGCGCGCAGGGCGCATGGCGTTTCGTCCAGCGCCTATGGAGGCTAACCGGCGAATTGGGACGGGTGGCGGCCCCCGTCGGGGCTGAGCCGCCGCCGGCGTTTCACGATCTTGCGCTCGCCGTGCGCAAGGCGACGCACCGTTCGATCGCCCAGGCGAGCGAAAATATCGAGCGGCTGCGCTTCAACAGCGCCATCGCCCGCATCCGAGAATTCGCCAATGAGCTGACGAGCGCGCTCGACGCGGTGACCGAAACGCCGGTTCCGGCCGATCTCGCCTTCGCCTTCCGAGAGGCGGCGGACGCCCTCATTCGGCTTGTCGCGCCGATGACGCCCCATGTCGCCGAGGAGTGCTGGGCCGATTTGGGCCACAAAGGTCTGGTTGCTGAAGCGCCTTGGCCGGCGGCGGATCCTACCCTGTTGGCCCAGGAGATGATAAGCCTGCCGGTGCAGGTCAACGGCAAAAAGCGCGCCGAAATTCTTGTCGCCCATGACGCCGACGAAGAAACGATTCGCAAAGAGGCTTTGGCGCAAGATGGCGTTCAGCGCGCCATGGAAGGCAAGCCGCTGAGGAAGTTCATTCTCGTTCCGAAAAGGATCGTCAATGTGGTCGTCTAG
- a CDS encoding LPS assembly lipoprotein LptE, with protein MWSSSKSAVGRSAVGKSAVGKSAVGVRPTADCRLPTAPFRRLTVLCVALLVLPLAGCLQPLYAPAGFGLDSAPLAAELQSIAVDEIPQQLGHYVRNELIFGLNGTGSQPPPRYRLMVVLRERVQTPILDTVTGRATSATVIVDAEYRLVTIPDEAEVTKGVAFNIASYDRFSNRFSNVRAARDAEIRNARVIADSIRTRIATVLATRLSPVPAPAVVRY; from the coding sequence ATGTGGTCGTCTAGCAAATCGGCAGTCGGCAGGTCGGCAGTCGGCAAGTCGGCGGTGGGCAAGTCGGCAGTCGGCGTTCGTCCTACTGCCGATTGCCGACTGCCGACTGCCCCATTCCGGCGTTTGACGGTTCTATGCGTTGCGCTGCTCGTCCTGCCGCTCGCCGGCTGCCTCCAGCCGCTTTATGCGCCGGCAGGATTTGGGCTCGACTCCGCGCCGCTCGCCGCCGAGCTGCAGTCGATCGCGGTTGACGAAATTCCGCAGCAGCTCGGTCACTATGTCCGAAATGAGCTGATCTTCGGCCTGAACGGCACCGGCTCGCAGCCGCCGCCGCGCTACCGTCTGATGGTTGTGCTCCGCGAGCGCGTGCAGACGCCGATCCTCGACACCGTGACCGGCCGCGCCACGTCGGCGACGGTGATCGTCGACGCCGAATATCGGCTCGTCACCATCCCTGATGAGGCGGAGGTCACGAAAGGCGTCGCTTTCAACATTGCGAGCTACGATCGTTTCTCGAACCGTTTCTCCAATGTGCGCGCCGCGCGCGATGCAGAGATCCGCAACGCGCGGGTCATCGCCGATTCGATCCGCACCAGAATCGCCACCGTGCTCGCCACGCGTCTGTCGCCTGTCCCGGCTCCCGCCGTCGTTCGCTATTGA
- the holA gene encoding DNA polymerase III subunit delta, whose product MTAVKSRDAERFIAAPPEGVFLFLVFGADAGMVRERALALVEKRVDDRRDPFQFVEMSGDAVASDPLALLDEANTTPLFGGRRAILVETGAKSVIPAITSLITAPPAHCTVVLTAGALRRDSPLRKLVEGAKQGAAIECQPDAEADLQALIERSLRDAGLVASPEARSLLLGALGEDRLMSRAELGKLALYMHGREHVEAKDVEAIVAHASNIASDRMVTAAFAGAADIGAALDAYFAQDGDAQQLVIGALRYAVALHRARLAMEREGGRPDAGVSALMRAGFGFMHRALMDEQLKSWSSARLSALIEPLRAAQMRARANAGVAQMEAERALWNVARAARR is encoded by the coding sequence ATGACGGCGGTCAAGAGTCGCGACGCCGAACGCTTCATCGCCGCGCCGCCCGAGGGCGTTTTTCTTTTCCTGGTCTTCGGCGCCGACGCGGGCATGGTGCGCGAGCGCGCGCTCGCGCTCGTCGAAAAACGCGTCGACGATCGCCGCGATCCCTTCCAATTCGTCGAGATGAGCGGCGATGCGGTCGCCTCCGACCCGCTGGCGCTGCTCGACGAGGCCAACACCACGCCGCTCTTTGGCGGACGGCGCGCCATCCTCGTCGAGACCGGCGCCAAATCCGTTATCCCGGCGATCACCTCGCTCATCACAGCCCCGCCGGCGCATTGCACGGTCGTGCTCACAGCGGGCGCGCTGAGGCGCGACTCGCCGCTGCGCAAGCTTGTCGAGGGCGCCAAGCAGGGCGCGGCGATCGAGTGCCAGCCCGACGCGGAAGCGGATTTGCAGGCGCTGATCGAGCGCAGCCTGCGCGACGCCGGACTTGTCGCGAGTCCCGAAGCGCGCAGCCTGCTCCTCGGCGCGCTCGGGGAAGACCGGCTGATGAGTCGCGCCGAGCTTGGAAAGCTCGCGCTCTATATGCATGGCCGCGAACATGTCGAGGCCAAGGACGTCGAAGCGATCGTCGCGCACGCCTCGAACATTGCGTCGGACCGCATGGTGACGGCGGCTTTCGCGGGCGCCGCCGACATCGGCGCGGCGCTCGACGCCTATTTCGCGCAGGACGGCGACGCGCAGCAGCTTGTCATCGGGGCGCTGCGCTACGCCGTGGCGCTGCACCGCGCCCGTCTCGCCATGGAGCGCGAAGGCGGGCGACCCGACGCCGGCGTCTCGGCGCTGATGCGCGCCGGCTTCGGTTTCATGCACCGCGCGCTGATGGACGAGCAGCTCAAGAGCTGGTCATCCGCGCGTCTTAGCGCGCTGATCGAGCCGCTGCGCGCCGCACAGATGCGGGCGCGCGCCAACGCCGGCGTGGCGCAAATGGAGGCCGAACGCGCGCTGTGGAACGTCGCGCGCGCGGCGCGGCGATAA